From the genome of Glycine soja cultivar W05 chromosome 14, ASM419377v2, whole genome shotgun sequence:
ACATTACAACTGCGGAAGACAGCTTCTTCCGTGGAGACTCACGGAAGACATTTTCCGCGAGCACTCATGGAAGATGTCTTCCGCAGTTGTGATATCAACAGCGGAAGAAAGCTTCTTTCGTGGAGTAATtcgttttatgattttttagttttaagattattttgaatgttattttggttaattctatttgtaatttatgtgaaacataaaaatatatttgttggttgaagtgttgattttttttgcctaggttgaagtattttttggttaaaagaACTTTGTaggttataattttgaaattatgtaattaaaagttgaatttgGTTATGTATATGTagattaaatatttgtgtgagGTTGTCAAATGttgaattaatttgatattcgtagtttgtaaatttttttgggttgCTGTATTGTTCAAATTATTTAGTTGAATGTTGAATCAGGTGATAGTTATAGTTTgaattaagatggacgaagatcaatgggcaTATTACAGTGCGATGTccgaagaagttgatatggattttcaagatgaagaagattgtggtgtgaatgaagcacatgttgattgttcagatgcttttaatacttctcaggtaatcATGTCGATTAGTTTTAATTGTTTGGTCTAATGTATGAtttgtgtaaaaattaatatgtcgtGGTTGTGTTAGGTCTTTGCAACCCGAGAAGATGTTTTGAAGTGGGCTCGAAcggttgcccatgaaaatggttTTGTTGCAGTAATTATGAGGTCTGATACATATActggtagcagaggaagaacttcatttgtgttaattgggtgtgaaaggagcgGTAAGTACAATGgtaggaagaaagaatttgttagaagagacaCAGGTACTagaaaatgtggttgtccctttaAGATTCGTGGAAAACCAGTGCATGGAGGTGAAGGTTGGGCGGTGAAGCTAATATGTGGGATTCACAACCATGAATTGGCGAagaccttagttggacatccatatgctgGGAGATTGACAGATGATGAGAAGAATATCATTGCTAATATGACAAAGTCGAAtgtgaaaccaagaaacatcctgctaacgttgaaggagcacaacaGCAGCAGTTGcaccacaatcaaacaaatctacaatgcaagaagtgcatatcgttcttcaatcaGAGGAGATGACACTGAAATGCAACACCCAATGAGGCTCCTTGAACGTGaccaatacattcattggcatagattgaaggatgaagatgtGGTGCGTGatttgttttggtgtcacccagatgcagttaAGTTATGTAACGCATGTCATCTTGTTTTTttgatagacagtacctacaaaacaaataggtacaggCTCCCATTGCTTGACATTGTGGGGGTGACACCAACCGGGATGACTTTCTCggctgggtttgcatatctggagggtgaGCGCGTGAACAATCTTGTATGGGCATTGGAACGGTTTCGAGgcctttttttaagaaacgacCGCCTTCCTGTTGTTATTGTCACAGACAGAGACCTAGCCCTgatgaatgctgtgaaagttgTGTTTCCGGAGTGTACGAATTTGTTGTGCAAGTTTCACATagacaagaatgtgaaggcaaagtGTAAATCGCTAATTGGTCAGAAGAATGCctgggactatgtaatggataactgGGGTAACCTGGTAGATTGTCCTTCGGAACAGGAGTTCCCTGAGCACCTTCAAAGGTTTCAAGTAGCGTGTTCCCCGTGACCAATGTTCATTGACTACGTATGTGAGACATGGATTGTCCCACACAAGGAGAAATTTATCTTGgcctggacgaataaggtgatgcacctaggcaacacaacaacaaatatgtatttaaatgttttattattttagtcaagtttcttttaatgattgtttggaacattattgttattaatttgtcttctctgttgtgtgttttaaatgtagggttgaatctgctcattGGTCTTTGAAAAGGATATTACAtaatagcgttggagacctctgtagtgtttgggatgcaatgaacaacatgatgatgCTGCAGCACACTGAAATTAGAGCATCATTcgaaacaagtacacatgtcgtTGGTCATGTTTTTAAGAAAACCTTATACAAAAGGCTTCTGGGAATGGTGTCAAGGTacgctttaaatgaaatttcgGTTGAGTTTGAGTGCGTACGTCATTTGAAAGACAATCTGTCTTCTTGTGGGTGTGTCTTGAGAACCACGCTAGGTCTTCCTTATGCATGCGAGCTACAAAGGTATGATGGTGGCAGCATCCCACTGGATGCAGTCCATATGCACTGGAGGAGACTTGATTTTTCAGACCAGGGGCTATGTGAGGCCGAAGTgagcatcaaggaagagattgATAGAATACATAAAAGATTCGAGGAACTTGATGTTTGCGGGAAAGTTACTTTCAAGAGTAAACTCCGAGAATTTGCGTTTCCCGATGAGAcctctatgtgccctcctccaACAAAGGTTAAGACGAAAGGTGCCCCGAAAAAGGTAATGAAAAGAAGCGAAAGATCGACAAAGCGTGATCCATCttattgggagtatgttgatgcttatcATTTGGTTCAAAACAGAAACACCTCAGTCAGACCCAGTGCATCATCTTTTAAACCACCGAAGCCAGCAAGGATGATCcccatgttggatcaatttccgCCATTTATGCATGGTTTCATTGaggatgttgttgatgttgttagacaagtggcctcagatatcttaagaagggggggttgaattaagatattacaaactatttccccaattaaaattctatttcactttctattcaagttataaattcccttaataatgaacttcttaaatattgattcaaatagaacaatttgaatatgaatataaaacaataataaataaaggagtttaagggaagagaaagtgcaaactcagatttatactggttcggccacacccttgtgcctacgtccagtccccaagcaacccgcttgagagttccactatcttgtaaattccttttacaagttctaaacacacaaggacaatccttcctttgtgtttagaattcttttacaacaagagaccctcggtctcttaatcccttagagaattagaaagagaagaagaatgaatctctcttgaaagagatagattttacaatctgagcactcaaatgattccttaatgaattgcaattgaattggccaaggaattcttaagaggataaaacgattttgctttttgagagaataaacacttgttgttctgaaaaactctaagcaaattcgtgttctaagtcacatatatatagaccattggtggtcatgtaaaagccttttgagaagttgtgactcttagaaatatttttctgaaaatattgtctggtaatcgattacaggatttgtgtaatcgattacaacttttaaaatttgaattaaagcgttcattaactgctggtaatcgattaccaatattgtgtaatcgattacatagtttaaaatttgaattcaaatattttgtagctgttgtaaagcatttttggccactagtaatcgattacatcctttggtaatcgattaccagagagtaaatctcttgaaagatactttttaacttaaattacttggccaaaccttttgctaaatcaattaggaattcccttcctaaaatactagtgatcatcttgatgctgTGGCgtgtattcttgaatctttgtcttgaatttaaacttgaaaagcccatttgcatcatttacatcaaatcatcatgatcatcatcaaaataccaaaggcatttgcttctacattctccccctttttgatgattacaatataagtcctgaaatcaagattcaagcaagcaatgtatatatttaaaatttgtgttttactccccctatgttttggaattgatgatcacttgatttctaacttttatcacttgatttctaagctttttctaagcttttctacaccccatttttctccccctttggcaacatcaaaaagccaaagtacaTGGGCATCAATATCAAAGTATAAAGCATAACCAATCAATCTCACAAATAAGACACaatcaaaccagaatccaaacaatttaaaaccaaaaccacAGAGTATCAAAGCACAAAATCTGAAATCCAAATACTACAAGCTAAATAAAGTACTGACCATAATGATCTAAGTAgcatagccaaaatacacggcttaaaagagacatataattagaaagtaaaatctaagaaggtggaggtggcagtggaagatcgaaactctgaagAATGTAAcctacatcctcttcaagctgtgtgaggcGAATATCCATGCCGGCAAAATGTGTATCCAATGAGTCGAaacgttcaccaacataagaacgaagacctcgTAATTCCGTAaagacttcattcatgagtgctgaATCTTCtcgctgaggaggaggtgaaggagtacgctcatcttgaggagggagtgcgtccTTCTttagccattgaccattccgatccttacggtaaccaaaggaagtcactgcaccagcaccaattgcaaaggaacgcttgacttgaacaaatggttcatcatcaagcggaatttgaaaatgacgcagaaaCAAAGTTATCAATTGTGGGTAAggtagaggtgcattggcccgtaatgccttatgcattcggtactgaaccaaaatgggcccagtcgatctgacgaccggtaaggaaagcccacatcagaatcaaatcctcctcagaggcttgtgctaaatttgaagaccgaggaagcaaaattctaacaattatgtagtgcatgatgcgattatcaaatgtgAATGACCCGGACAGCAATCTACCGATcatttcagcctggtcattgcagaccatacgacgagcatcatgactagaataatcaaatttccagtcatcaacaatggtgccctcaaaaggtgcaccttgactgggtaaatgagttaaagaaaagaacaatgactgatcaatgaccataggaataccatgcacctcagaggtAATAgtgccatcctgaatttttaaattgcagtagaagacctttacaagttcaggataatgtggcaattttaatgacatgaaatcaacaaggccaaaattttgaaacacttgatagcaatcaaacgtttcatcattaaagaactctatgtctaggtacttagggtctaagatgatcctagaagaaaattgagaaaggtaccgtagacgctgatcatcggaagaaaacaatgtgAATGATCTTAGAGATGACAAAGATGgatgaataggtgctgtgggtgctccggatggtccgtggcggcgatgggcagcagcagcggcggtggaggatgatccctttctcttgtttgatggctctgccatttgatgaagttttagtggaTTTTAATCAGtgaaagtgaaagaggagtgaaaaagaggaagattgggctttacgggacgtgatttggtgaagaattgagtgagatacgAAGGTTGGAAGATTTAGGTATGGAGGAGGCGTGAGAGAGAGCCTTGGCTGCGCAGCAACTCtaatttcgtgagtatttatagacgaggacgagttgtaatcgattacaaggcttggtaatcgattacaggagtaataagccttctggtaatcgattacaggatgttgtaatcgtttacaggctgcctgttcttgtgtaatcgattacactggatggtaattgattaccagagcataaactaggctagtttcttaaaaaaatacctaTGTCTATACTAAACACatctaatatgattaatcatcactactaatgcacttaattcaatcattcaactaTAAAACACACAGGAatacataaattctatcataataacaagaattaaacaaaaacaatcaaagtaacatataaacaatcaatcataagaataaattaatcaatcaatccttatttgtccaaatcactaacatctaggaggcctaattcccttctaatagagaataatgcttctttggggagaggttttgtgaaaatatcagcaagttagttcttagtatcaacaaactctaatacaaaatctccctttaggacatgatctctaagaaaatggtgcctaatttctatatgtttggttctagagtgttgaactgggttcTTGGAGAGattaattgcacttgtattatcacatctaataggtatatggtcaagaagaattccataatcagaaagttgttgcttcatccataagatttgtgcacaacaactgccgacaaaaatatattccgcttctgcaatggataaagcaacactattttgtttcttactgtgccaagaaactagagcagatccaatgaattgacaagttccactagtgctctttctatctattttagaaccggcaaagtctgaatcagaatatccaattaatgtgcatgtggaatttctaggataccataaacctatgtTTGTAGTGCCTACCAAATATCTAATGATCCTTTTAAcagcactaagatgtgattgtttaggatttgattgaaatctagcacacatacacacactaaacattatatcaggcctgctagcagataaataaagaagcgatccgatcatacctcgacattgcttaacatctattgactgaccggtttcatctttatctagatagcaagcagtgctcattggtgtagccatgtgcttaaCATTTTCCATGTCGAATTTGTGGATTAACTCTTTGCaatatttggattgattgacaaagataccatccttagtttgtttaatttgcaatcCATGAAAGAagttaagttctcccatcattgacatttcaaattcactttgcatgtcatgggAGAAGTCCTTGCACAACAATtcgttagtggatccaaaaataatgtcatcaacataaatttgaactaataaaatatcatttgattttctttttataaaaagagtagtatccccttttcctctagaaaagtccttttctaaaaggaacttacttaaacgctcgtaccaagccctaggggcttgtttcaagtcatataaagcctttttcaatttataaacatgatttggcttatccaatatttcaaaacctggtggttgttcaacatatacttcttcttgaattaagccattcagaaaagcacttttaacatccatttgataaaacttaaagttcatt
Proteins encoded in this window:
- the LOC114383953 gene encoding uncharacterized protein LOC114383953, translated to MRKRGNGLLRILLDDMVGTEVFATREDVLKWARTVAHENGFVAVIMRKKEFVRRDTGTRKCGCPFKIRGKPVHGGEGWAVKLICGIHNHELAKTLVGHPYAGRLTDDEKNIIANMTKSNVKPRNILLTLKEHNSSNSTYKTNRYRLPLLDIVGVTPTGMTFSAGFAYLEGERVNNLVWALERFRGLFLRNDRLPVVIVTDRDLALMNAVKVVFPECTNLLCKFHIDKNVKAKCKSLIGQKNAWDYVMDNWGNLVDCPSEQEFPEHLQRFQVACSP
- the LOC114383954 gene encoding uncharacterized protein LOC114383954, with amino-acid sequence MNNMMMLQHTEIRASFETSTHVVGHVFKKTLYKRLLGMVSRYALNEISVEFECVRHLKDNLSSCGCVLRTTLGLPYACELQRYDGGSIPLDAVHMHWRRLDFSDQGLCEAEVSIKEEIDRIHKRFEELDVCGKVTFKSKLREFAFPDETSMCPPPTKVKTKGAPKKVMKRSERSTKRDPSYWEYVDAYHLVQNRNTSVRPSASSFKPPKPARMIPMLDQFPPFMHGMGEECWAMMRNELIKEIGKWSQDYTKIFGGTERYEQLRLSLHVDGLSKVSMDKWMDITDMGYVIAS